In Roseisolibacter agri, one genomic interval encodes:
- a CDS encoding NADP-dependent malic enzyme, which produces MKRDDALEYHARGRPGKIAVVPTKPLTNQRDLALAYSPGVAEPCLEIQKNPEDAYRYTAKGNLVAVVTNGTAVLGLGNIGALAGKPVMEGKGNLFKQFADLDCFDLEIGSESPDDVIRFCQLLEPTVGGINLEDIRAPDCFYIEETLRKTMKIPVFHDDQHGTAIISGAALLNGLELVGKAIDEIRVVFSGAGAAAISTAEHYVRLGVRREHITMCDRQGVIYEGRVEDMDPYKARFARPTELRTIEQALEDADVFVGLSVAGAVQKEWIARMAKRPIIFALANPVPEILPDAVREVRDDAIIATGRSDYPNQVNNVLGFPFIFRGALDARATTVNEEMKMAATRALALLAREDVPESVAKLYGLKKVTFGPEYLIPFPFDPRVLLWVAPAVAWAAVASGVAQEFVDIDHYRTQLEARLGRARGIMRGIITRATSDPKRIVFPEGEDPKIIRAAQICVDEGIAYPVLLGRPETIERVAREYSIPLEEIEVVDPATARRRDDYVRYLWERRQRKGLSLGEAQQRLANPNYFGCCMVALGDADAMLSGVNATYPETIRPALETIGAHPKAGILSGMYMLVFEKRVVFCGDTTVTIDPTAEQLAQIAYAASRIVQNFGETPRVAMLSFSNFGSVRHPDAAKVARAVELLRERDPHLVVDGEMQADTAFDEAIQRERYPFSRLKEEANVLIFPNLSAGNIAYKLLNHLGGATAIGPILVGMRRPVHVLEQGADVQEIVNMAAVAVMDAQARGRSADDARVPGVPRGREAGIL; this is translated from the coding sequence ATGAAACGCGATGACGCCCTCGAGTACCACGCCCGCGGCCGCCCCGGCAAGATCGCCGTCGTCCCGACCAAGCCTCTTACGAACCAGCGCGACCTGGCGCTGGCGTATTCGCCGGGCGTGGCCGAGCCGTGCCTCGAGATCCAGAAGAACCCCGAGGACGCCTACCGCTACACCGCCAAGGGCAACCTGGTCGCGGTGGTGACCAACGGGACCGCCGTGCTCGGCCTCGGCAACATCGGGGCGCTGGCCGGCAAGCCCGTGATGGAGGGCAAGGGCAACCTGTTCAAGCAGTTCGCGGATCTGGACTGCTTCGACCTCGAGATCGGCTCCGAGAGCCCGGACGACGTCATCCGCTTCTGCCAGCTGCTGGAGCCGACGGTCGGCGGGATCAACCTCGAGGACATCCGCGCCCCCGACTGCTTCTACATCGAGGAGACGCTGCGGAAGACGATGAAGATCCCCGTCTTCCACGACGACCAGCACGGCACGGCGATCATCTCCGGCGCCGCGCTGCTGAACGGCCTCGAGCTGGTCGGCAAGGCGATCGACGAGATCCGGGTCGTCTTCTCGGGCGCGGGCGCGGCCGCGATCTCGACGGCCGAGCACTACGTGCGGCTCGGCGTGCGCCGCGAGCACATCACGATGTGCGACCGGCAGGGGGTGATCTACGAGGGGCGGGTCGAGGACATGGACCCGTACAAGGCGCGCTTCGCGCGCCCCACCGAGCTGCGCACCATCGAGCAGGCGCTGGAGGACGCGGACGTCTTCGTCGGGCTGTCGGTCGCCGGCGCGGTGCAGAAGGAGTGGATCGCGCGCATGGCGAAGCGGCCGATCATCTTCGCGCTCGCCAACCCGGTGCCCGAGATCCTGCCGGACGCGGTGCGCGAGGTGCGCGACGACGCGATCATCGCCACCGGGCGCTCCGACTACCCGAACCAGGTCAACAACGTCCTCGGCTTCCCGTTCATCTTCCGCGGCGCGCTCGACGCCCGCGCGACGACGGTGAACGAGGAGATGAAGATGGCCGCCACGCGCGCGCTGGCGCTGCTGGCGCGCGAGGACGTGCCCGAGAGCGTGGCGAAGCTCTACGGCCTGAAGAAGGTGACCTTCGGGCCCGAGTACCTGATCCCCTTCCCGTTCGACCCGCGCGTGCTGCTCTGGGTGGCGCCGGCGGTCGCGTGGGCGGCGGTGGCCAGCGGCGTGGCGCAGGAGTTCGTCGACATCGACCATTACCGCACGCAGCTGGAGGCGCGGCTGGGACGCGCGCGCGGCATCATGCGCGGCATCATCACGCGCGCCACGAGCGACCCGAAGCGGATCGTCTTCCCGGAGGGCGAGGACCCGAAGATCATCCGCGCCGCGCAGATCTGCGTCGACGAGGGGATCGCCTACCCGGTGCTGCTCGGCCGCCCCGAGACGATCGAGCGGGTGGCGCGCGAGTACTCGATCCCGCTGGAGGAGATCGAGGTCGTGGACCCGGCGACGGCCCGACGGCGCGACGACTACGTGCGCTACCTGTGGGAGCGGCGGCAGCGGAAGGGGCTCTCGCTGGGCGAGGCGCAGCAGCGGCTCGCGAACCCGAACTACTTCGGCTGCTGCATGGTCGCGCTGGGCGACGCCGACGCGATGCTCTCGGGCGTGAACGCGACGTATCCCGAGACGATCCGGCCGGCGCTGGAGACGATCGGCGCGCATCCGAAGGCCGGCATCCTGAGCGGGATGTACATGCTGGTGTTCGAGAAGCGCGTCGTGTTCTGCGGCGACACCACGGTCACGATCGACCCGACGGCGGAGCAGCTGGCGCAGATCGCCTACGCGGCGTCACGGATCGTGCAGAACTTCGGCGAGACGCCGCGGGTCGCGATGCTGTCGTTCTCGAACTTCGGGTCGGTGCGGCACCCGGACGCCGCCAAGGTGGCGCGGGCGGTGGAGCTGCTGCGCGAGCGCGACCCGCACCTCGTGGTGGACGGCGAGATGCAGGCCGACACGGCGTTCGACGAGGCGATCCAGCGCGAGCGCTACCCCTTCAGCCGGCTGAAGGAGGAGGCCAACGTGCTGATCTTCCCGAACTTGAGCGCCGGGAACATCGCCTACAAGTTGTTGAATCACCTCGGCGGAGCGACGGCCATCGGCCCGATCCTCGTCGGGATGCGGCGCCCGGTGCACGTGCTCGAGCAGGGCGCCGACGTGCAGGAGATCGTCAACATGGCGGCCGTCGCCGTGATGGACGCGCAGGCGCGGGGGCGGTCGGCCGACGACGCCCGCGTGCCCGGCGTGCCGCGCGGCCGCGAGGCCGGCATCCTCTAA
- a CDS encoding TonB-dependent receptor: protein MHRTSPRRSLGALALAAAGTTLLAAPAAAQSPDGNPPAPAAPPASRAAAVAPPGIVGVVRDTAGAPIADVQVVVSGVNRVVTTDAQGRFAFRGLGPGRYHLDAILLGYARADADAVIPATEGPDIQVSIVMRRTALRLANVVVTATPLGADPLRITQSTVDLSGKELGRNLGASVAQTLSNEPGLSARFNGPAASTPVIRGLSGERILVLQDGGRAGDLSSSSSDHGLSIDPLTASRIEVVRGPASLLYGTSALGGVVNVITNDIPTELPTHRDGYLAGQAESATPGGGVAGGVTLPLGGSLALVARGGVRRADDMYQGGRARLENSDNRGHNGLVSLAHVSDAWRGGLSLGTNGFDYGLPTVPGGERARIEGRRHELRGKADHTFGAGAIRYVRAEGSAQWYTHDEVEEDGAVATTFDLRTQTANLTSKTRIGRLDGSIGLQGLFRQYEARGEEALTPAATTTSGGLFLYQELPLTGAGEHGADDHDEEGVRLQVGARLDAFRIRSRDDVEKFGPGTTRTFTSGSGSVGVSVPLAPRVSLGVSAARAFRAPTVEELFSNAFHAAVGTFDVGRSDLRAETNMGVDAVLRAQRGRVDASVSGYYNAIDDYITPSIVGVVDEETGEPATAGTPGAVPLNEFTQRDAHLFGAEGRVEVVVAPRVVLGAMGDVVRGEFRAGGALPYLPPARLGAIARYEAGRFTASAETRHAFAQDRTSQVACGRAGDGATETEPGSVGVPCVDLQTAGYTLVNASLGYTLLQGAALHSITLRADNLLDESYFDASSRIKSFARSPGRNLALVYRVQF, encoded by the coding sequence ATGCACCGAACTTCCCCGCGCCGCTCCCTCGGCGCGCTCGCCCTCGCGGCCGCCGGCACCACGCTGCTGGCCGCGCCGGCCGCGGCCCAGTCGCCGGACGGCAACCCGCCCGCGCCGGCCGCTCCGCCCGCGAGCCGCGCCGCCGCGGTGGCACCACCCGGCATCGTGGGCGTCGTCCGCGACACCGCCGGCGCCCCCATCGCGGACGTCCAGGTCGTCGTCTCGGGCGTCAACCGCGTCGTCACCACCGACGCCCAGGGCCGCTTCGCCTTCCGGGGCCTCGGCCCCGGGCGCTACCACCTGGACGCGATCCTCCTCGGCTACGCCCGCGCCGACGCCGACGCCGTCATCCCGGCGACCGAGGGGCCCGACATCCAGGTGAGCATCGTGATGCGCCGGACGGCGCTTCGCCTCGCCAACGTCGTCGTCACCGCGACCCCGCTGGGCGCCGACCCGCTCCGGATCACGCAGAGCACCGTCGACCTCTCGGGCAAGGAGCTCGGCCGGAACCTGGGCGCCAGCGTGGCGCAGACGCTGAGCAACGAGCCCGGGCTCTCGGCCCGCTTCAACGGCCCGGCGGCCAGCACGCCGGTGATCCGCGGCCTCTCGGGCGAGCGCATCCTCGTCCTCCAGGACGGCGGCCGCGCCGGCGACCTCTCCTCGTCGTCGTCCGATCACGGCCTCTCGATCGACCCGCTGACCGCCAGCCGCATCGAGGTCGTGCGCGGCCCGGCGTCGCTGCTCTACGGCACGAGCGCGCTCGGCGGCGTGGTCAACGTCATCACGAACGACATCCCCACCGAGCTGCCCACGCACCGCGACGGCTACCTGGCCGGGCAGGCCGAATCGGCCACGCCGGGCGGCGGCGTAGCGGGCGGCGTGACGCTGCCGCTCGGCGGCTCGCTGGCGCTGGTCGCGCGCGGCGGCGTCCGCCGCGCGGACGACATGTACCAGGGCGGCCGCGCGCGGCTGGAGAACAGCGACAACCGTGGGCACAACGGGCTCGTGAGCCTCGCGCACGTCAGCGACGCGTGGCGCGGCGGGCTGTCGCTCGGCACCAACGGCTTCGACTACGGCCTGCCGACGGTGCCGGGCGGCGAGCGCGCCCGCATCGAGGGCCGGCGCCACGAGCTGCGCGGCAAGGCCGACCACACCTTCGGCGCCGGCGCGATCCGCTACGTGCGGGCCGAGGGCTCGGCGCAGTGGTACACGCACGACGAGGTCGAGGAGGACGGCGCCGTCGCGACGACCTTCGACCTGCGCACCCAGACCGCGAACCTGACGTCGAAGACCCGCATCGGCCGGCTGGACGGGTCGATCGGGCTGCAGGGACTCTTCCGGCAGTACGAGGCGCGCGGCGAGGAGGCGCTGACGCCTGCGGCGACGACGACGAGCGGTGGGCTGTTCCTGTATCAGGAGCTGCCGCTGACGGGCGCGGGCGAGCACGGCGCCGACGACCACGACGAGGAGGGCGTGCGGCTGCAGGTCGGCGCGCGGCTGGACGCGTTCCGCATCCGGTCGCGCGACGACGTCGAGAAGTTCGGGCCGGGCACGACGCGCACCTTCACGAGCGGCTCCGGCTCGGTGGGCGTCAGCGTGCCGCTGGCGCCGCGCGTCTCGCTCGGCGTGAGCGCGGCGCGGGCGTTCCGCGCGCCGACCGTCGAGGAGCTGTTCTCAAACGCCTTCCACGCCGCGGTCGGGACGTTCGACGTCGGCCGCAGCGACCTGCGCGCGGAGACCAACATGGGCGTCGACGCCGTGCTGCGCGCGCAGCGCGGCCGCGTGGACGCGTCGGTCTCGGGCTACTACAACGCGATCGACGACTACATCACGCCGTCGATCGTGGGCGTGGTGGACGAGGAGACCGGCGAGCCCGCGACGGCCGGCACGCCCGGCGCGGTGCCGCTCAACGAGTTCACGCAGCGCGACGCGCACCTGTTCGGCGCCGAGGGCCGCGTCGAGGTGGTCGTCGCGCCGCGCGTGGTGCTGGGCGCGATGGGCGACGTCGTGCGCGGCGAGTTCCGCGCGGGCGGCGCGCTGCCGTACCTCCCGCCGGCGCGCCTGGGCGCGATCGCGCGCTACGAGGCCGGCCGCTTCACCGCCAGCGCGGAGACGCGCCACGCGTTCGCGCAGGACCGCACGTCGCAGGTCGCCTGCGGCCGCGCGGGCGACGGCGCGACGGAGACGGAGCCCGGCTCGGTCGGCGTGCCGTGCGTCGACCTCCAGACCGCCGGCTACACGCTGGTGAACGCGAGCCTCGGCTACACGCTGCTGCAGGGCGCCGCGCTGCACTCGATCACGCTGCGCGCCGACAACCTGCTGGACGAGTCGTACTTCGACGCGTCGAGCCGCATCAAGAGCTTCGCGCGGAGCCCGGGACGGAACCTGGCGCTGGTCTATCGCGTCCAGTTCTGA
- a CDS encoding deoxyribonuclease IV — translation MTLPSLLGAHVSSAGGTPQAPPRAHAIAATALQLFTKQANRWAERDCADDECGAFGTALSATDVRTTVSHDSYLINLASPDPTLRARSIESFAAELRRCGSLGIDLLVSHPGNYMDEREAGLARNADAIAEALEMVPCRTILCLETTAGAGTVLGASFEELAAIIDRLPAHLQPRVGVCLDTCHVYSAGYDLANDYDGVWARFEDTLGMDRLKVLHLNDSKTPFGSRKDRHELIAEGSIGEGAFRRLMTDARLAHVPKILETPKGDDATVTDSRMIALLRSYEAAG, via the coding sequence ATGACCCTCCCCTCCCTCCTCGGCGCCCACGTCTCCTCCGCCGGCGGCACCCCGCAGGCCCCGCCGCGGGCGCACGCGATCGCCGCCACGGCGCTGCAGCTGTTCACCAAGCAGGCGAACCGCTGGGCGGAGCGCGACTGCGCGGACGACGAGTGCGGCGCGTTCGGCACCGCGCTGTCGGCGACCGACGTGCGCACGACGGTCTCGCACGACAGCTACCTGATCAACCTCGCGTCGCCCGACCCGACGCTGCGCGCGCGCTCGATCGAGAGCTTCGCGGCCGAGCTGCGGCGCTGCGGATCGCTCGGGATCGACCTGCTGGTGTCGCACCCCGGCAACTACATGGACGAGCGCGAGGCGGGGCTGGCGCGCAACGCCGACGCGATCGCCGAGGCGCTGGAGATGGTGCCCTGCCGCACGATCCTGTGCCTGGAGACGACGGCAGGCGCGGGCACGGTGCTGGGCGCGAGCTTCGAGGAGCTGGCGGCGATCATCGACCGGCTGCCGGCGCACCTGCAGCCGCGCGTCGGCGTGTGCCTCGACACCTGCCACGTCTACTCGGCCGGCTACGACCTCGCGAACGACTACGACGGCGTGTGGGCGCGCTTCGAGGACACGCTCGGCATGGACCGGCTGAAGGTGCTGCACCTGAACGACTCGAAGACGCCATTCGGGTCGCGGAAGGACCGCCACGAGCTGATCGCGGAGGGGTCGATCGGGGAGGGGGCGTTCCGTCGCCTCATGACCGACGCGCGGCTGGCGCACGTGCCGAAGATCCTCGAGACACCGAAGGGTGACGACGCCACGGTCACGGACTCGCGCATGATCGCGCTGCTCAGGTCCTACGAAGCGGCGGGCTGA
- a CDS encoding murein hydrolase activator EnvC family protein, with protein sequence MRGGARAAWTAALPALLLAAPAIAQQPPSAAARVRAQREELERVRQERSALEARMKTLQSTAHDLREEVANLDRQADATSRLVAALDRQLLTIDDEVQDATTRLERAERELSTKQIGLRRRLVEIYKRGPLWEAEAYLSAASFGDLVARYKYLHELARRDRSLVRRVEELRNTVAGQRALLVQLQGELARNRADKSAEEQRMRALESAGARNLRQVQEQADRTRQRLAQIARDEQRIAGLISSLESARRRAETRPNARPAAPSTLKTSDLGRLDWPVNGTLLYRFGRVRNANNTTTRWNGVGIGAPEGTAVKSVASGEVMVAEPIGTYGLTVIVQHGGGDYSVYGSLGRADVRKGQTVTKGQTVGTVGAADPEMPAHLHFEVRPQGRAVDPLEWLQRRR encoded by the coding sequence ATGCGCGGCGGGGCCCGCGCGGCGTGGACGGCCGCGCTCCCGGCGCTGCTGCTGGCGGCGCCGGCGATCGCGCAGCAGCCGCCCAGCGCGGCGGCGCGCGTGCGCGCTCAGCGCGAGGAGCTGGAGCGGGTGCGGCAGGAGCGCAGCGCGCTGGAGGCGCGCATGAAGACGCTGCAGTCCACCGCGCACGACCTGCGCGAGGAGGTCGCGAACCTCGACCGCCAGGCGGACGCGACGTCGCGGCTGGTGGCGGCGCTCGACCGGCAGCTGCTGACGATCGACGACGAGGTGCAGGACGCGACGACGCGGCTGGAGCGCGCCGAGCGCGAGCTGTCGACGAAGCAGATCGGCCTGCGGCGGCGCCTGGTGGAGATCTACAAGCGCGGCCCGCTCTGGGAGGCGGAGGCGTACCTCTCGGCCGCGTCGTTCGGCGACCTGGTGGCGCGCTACAAGTACCTCCACGAGCTGGCGCGCCGCGACCGCTCGCTGGTGCGGCGCGTCGAGGAGCTGCGCAACACGGTCGCGGGCCAGCGCGCGCTGCTCGTGCAGCTGCAGGGCGAGCTGGCGCGCAACCGCGCCGACAAGTCGGCGGAGGAGCAGCGCATGCGCGCGCTGGAGTCGGCGGGCGCGCGCAACCTGCGGCAGGTGCAGGAGCAGGCCGATCGCACGCGGCAGCGCCTGGCGCAGATCGCGCGCGACGAGCAGCGCATCGCGGGGCTGATCTCGAGCCTCGAGAGCGCGCGCCGCCGCGCCGAGACGCGGCCGAACGCGCGGCCCGCGGCGCCCAGCACGCTGAAGACGAGCGACCTCGGGCGGCTGGACTGGCCGGTGAACGGCACCCTGCTCTACCGCTTCGGCCGCGTGCGCAACGCGAACAACACGACGACGCGGTGGAACGGCGTCGGCATCGGCGCGCCGGAGGGCACGGCCGTGAAGTCCGTGGCATCGGGCGAGGTGATGGTCGCGGAGCCGATCGGCACCTACGGGCTGACGGTGATCGTGCAGCACGGCGGCGGCGACTACTCGGTGTACGGCTCGCTCGGGCGCGCGGACGTGCGGAAGGGCCAGACGGTGACGAAGGGCCAGACGGTCGGCACGGTGGGCGCCGCCGACCCGGAGATGCCCGCGCACCTGCACTTCGAGGTGCGGCCGCAGGGGCGGGCGGTGGATCCGCTGGAGTGGCTGCAGCGGCGCCGCTGA
- a CDS encoding cell division protein FtsX encodes MSRVLKEALLSWRRAPLLGALGVATIAFSLFSLGLFGLVAVNIRHALAEVEARVEIRAFVRDSADDAAVMADASTLQRLPQVATVTYVSPGEALDRARRELGEFRDVFDAAVLPASLEIRLREGHRDPTSVETVAAQVRAAPSVEEVRYGEEWVRKLSRIRSVAAVTGLALGLLFGGAAAIIVSATIRMSVLARAKEIQIMRLVGATDWFVRLPFLLDGALKGMAGGALALLLTWVAHTMVSRYVVQTTFLPPIAATAGVVAGGVLGLLASTLSVGRQLRRVSGDRRRWQ; translated from the coding sequence GTGAGCCGCGTGCTGAAGGAGGCGCTGCTGAGCTGGCGGCGCGCGCCGCTGCTCGGCGCGCTCGGCGTCGCGACGATCGCGTTCTCGCTCTTCTCGCTCGGCCTGTTCGGGCTGGTCGCGGTGAACATCCGCCACGCGCTGGCGGAGGTGGAGGCGCGCGTCGAGATCCGCGCCTTCGTGCGCGACAGCGCCGACGACGCGGCGGTGATGGCCGACGCGTCGACGCTGCAGCGGCTGCCGCAGGTCGCGACGGTGACCTACGTCTCGCCGGGCGAGGCGCTGGACCGCGCGCGGCGCGAGCTGGGCGAGTTCCGCGACGTGTTCGACGCCGCGGTGCTGCCGGCGTCGCTGGAGATCCGGCTGCGCGAGGGCCACCGCGATCCGACGAGCGTCGAGACGGTGGCCGCGCAGGTGCGCGCCGCGCCGTCGGTGGAGGAGGTGCGCTACGGCGAGGAGTGGGTGCGCAAGCTCTCGCGCATCCGCTCGGTGGCCGCGGTGACGGGCCTGGCGCTCGGCCTGCTGTTCGGGGGCGCGGCGGCGATCATCGTCAGCGCGACGATCCGCATGTCCGTCCTGGCGCGCGCGAAGGAGATCCAGATCATGCGACTGGTGGGCGCGACCGACTGGTTCGTGCGCCTGCCCTTCCTGCTCGACGGCGCGCTGAAGGGGATGGCGGGCGGCGCGCTGGCGCTGCTGCTGACGTGGGTCGCGCACACGATGGTGAGCCGCTACGTCGTGCAGACGACCTTCCTGCCGCCCATCGCGGCGACCGCCGGCGTGGTCGCGGGCGGGGTGCTCGGGCTGCTCGCGAGCACGCTCTCGGTGGGCCGGCAGCTGCGCCGCGTGAGCGGCGACCGGCGCCGCTGGCAGTGA
- the ftsE gene encoding cell division ATP-binding protein FtsE — protein MLRYLNVVKEYPRSGTALHGVSFHLAKGEFAFLTGPSGSGKSSLLKLAYLEERPTKGEVRVAGQSASSARSRDVAMLRRKLGVVFQDFRLLPDRSAEANVAFALEVTGAPQGAIRDRVARALAQVGLAAKGTSLPHELSGGEQQRVAIARALVNRPLLLLADEPTGNLDDRAARGVYQLLREINAGGTAVLMATHNSELVKRADLRVLELHRGRLVFDSAEGGASTPAADAVAAALDEVRRRETPPHGGLP, from the coding sequence GTGCTGCGCTACCTGAACGTCGTCAAGGAGTATCCGCGCAGCGGGACCGCGCTGCACGGCGTCTCGTTCCACCTCGCGAAGGGCGAGTTCGCGTTCCTCACGGGCCCCAGCGGCTCGGGCAAGAGCTCCCTGCTGAAGCTCGCGTACCTCGAGGAGCGGCCGACGAAGGGCGAGGTGCGCGTCGCCGGCCAGAGCGCGAGCAGCGCGCGCTCGCGCGACGTGGCCATGCTGCGCCGCAAGCTGGGCGTGGTGTTCCAGGACTTCCGCCTGCTCCCCGACCGCAGCGCCGAGGCGAACGTGGCGTTCGCGCTGGAGGTGACCGGCGCGCCGCAGGGCGCGATCCGCGACCGCGTGGCGCGCGCGCTGGCGCAGGTCGGGCTGGCGGCGAAGGGCACGAGCCTGCCGCACGAGCTGTCGGGCGGCGAGCAGCAGCGCGTCGCGATCGCGCGCGCGCTGGTGAACCGCCCGCTGCTGCTCCTGGCCGACGAGCCCACGGGCAACCTGGACGACCGTGCGGCGCGGGGCGTGTACCAGCTGCTGCGCGAGATCAACGCGGGCGGCACGGCGGTGCTGATGGCGACGCACAACTCGGAGCTGGTGAAGCGCGCGGACCTGCGCGTGCTGGAGCTGCATCGCGGCCGGCTGGTGTTCGACTCCGCCGAGGGCGGCGCGAGCACGCCCGCCGCCGACGCGGTGGCCGCGGCGCTGGACGAGGTGCGGCGCCGCGAGACGCCGCCGCACGGAGGGCTGCCGTGA
- a CDS encoding trans-sulfuration enzyme family protein, translating to MTTHAPDTIAAALPAPGLSTLALHGDRPHADVLGEGHVPVVSPLVQSVNFHQPQGTGDGLKYTRYGNTPNAEIVQRRLARLERAEDALVLSSGMGATACALLALLRPGDHLVSSAWIYGGTHKLFTQEFAALGIEVTFVDPMHSRGWRQALRPSTRAVFVESPVNPTTRVLDLRPLAKLTREIGLALVVDSTFASPVNFRPLEHGADVVIHSATKYLNGHHDVLSGAVMGAAPFIEEVRQKMAVWGQAPDPFACWLLERGLKTLDVRVRRQNENALALAQWCEQHPAIGRVHYPGLASHPDHALATEILDGFGGMMAIELAGGGAAADRFVRALRVFAHAPSLGGVDSLLSEPRFSSHAHMTSEARAAIGIPDGFLRVSVGIENVEDLIADVEQALGA from the coding sequence ATGACCACCCACGCGCCCGACACCATCGCCGCCGCGCTCCCCGCGCCCGGCCTCTCGACGCTCGCCCTCCACGGCGACCGGCCGCACGCCGACGTCCTGGGCGAGGGCCACGTGCCCGTGGTGTCGCCGCTCGTGCAGTCGGTGAACTTCCACCAGCCGCAGGGCACGGGCGATGGGCTGAAGTACACGCGCTACGGCAACACGCCCAACGCCGAGATCGTGCAGCGGCGGCTGGCGCGGCTGGAGCGCGCCGAGGACGCGCTGGTCCTCAGCAGCGGGATGGGCGCGACCGCGTGCGCGCTGCTCGCGCTGCTGCGGCCGGGCGACCACCTGGTGTCGAGCGCCTGGATCTACGGCGGCACGCACAAGCTGTTCACGCAGGAGTTCGCGGCGCTCGGCATCGAGGTGACGTTCGTCGACCCGATGCACTCGCGCGGGTGGCGGCAGGCGCTGCGCCCGTCGACGCGCGCGGTGTTCGTCGAGAGCCCGGTGAACCCGACGACGCGCGTGCTCGACCTGCGGCCGCTGGCCAAGCTGACGCGCGAGATCGGCCTCGCGCTGGTCGTCGACTCGACGTTCGCGAGCCCCGTGAACTTCCGGCCGCTGGAGCACGGCGCCGACGTCGTGATCCACTCGGCGACGAAGTACCTCAACGGGCACCACGACGTCCTCAGCGGCGCGGTGATGGGCGCGGCGCCGTTCATCGAGGAGGTGCGCCAGAAGATGGCGGTCTGGGGCCAGGCGCCCGACCCGTTCGCGTGCTGGCTGCTGGAGCGCGGGCTGAAGACGCTCGACGTGCGCGTGCGCCGGCAGAACGAGAACGCGCTCGCGCTCGCGCAGTGGTGCGAGCAGCATCCCGCGATCGGCCGCGTGCACTACCCCGGCCTCGCGTCGCATCCGGACCACGCGCTCGCCACCGAGATCCTGGACGGCTTCGGCGGCATGATGGCGATCGAGCTGGCGGGCGGCGGCGCGGCGGCCGACCGCTTCGTGCGCGCACTGCGCGTCTTCGCGCACGCGCCGTCGCTGGGCGGCGTCGACTCGCTGCTCAGCGAGCCGCGCTTCTCGTCGCATGCGCACATGACGTCCGAGGCGCGCGCCGCCATCGGCATCCCCGACGGGTTCCTGCGCGTGAGCGTCGGCATCGAGAACGTCGAGGACCTCATCGCCGACGTCGAGCAGGCGCTCGGCGCCTGA
- a CDS encoding molybdopterin dinucleotide binding domain-containing protein has translation MSPLYKRPQSARPMRVAHFQATRLSDPERGPQVRINADEAKQRMLEDGELVIVEGPRRQQLATLLIDDTLKRGDVAVRDVAGVAPSEIVYILKPDLDAPPEVGRFV, from the coding sequence GTGAGCCCGCTCTACAAGCGCCCGCAGAGCGCCCGCCCGATGCGCGTGGCGCACTTCCAGGCCACGCGCCTCTCGGACCCGGAGCGCGGCCCGCAGGTGCGCATCAACGCCGACGAGGCGAAGCAGCGCATGCTGGAGGACGGGGAGCTGGTGATCGTCGAGGGGCCCCGCCGGCAGCAGCTGGCGACGCTGCTGATCGACGACACGCTGAAGCGGGGCGACGTCGCGGTCCGTGACGTGGCCGGCGTCGCGCCGTCTGAGATCGTGTACATCCTCAAGCCCGACCTCGACGCCCCTCCCGAGGTCGGCCGCTTCGTCTGA